In Gammaproteobacteria bacterium, one DNA window encodes the following:
- the queC gene encoding 7-cyano-7-deazaguanine synthase QueC — translation MSGENKTRNAIVLTSGGLDSCTVLAIARDQGFACYALSFDYGQRHRAELEASTRVASALGAVEHKIICLDLRRFGGSALTDDSIAVPEMHTEGIPVTYVPARNTIFLAYALGWAEVVQAQDIFIGVNAIDYSGYPDCRPEFISAFEKTARLATKAGVEGRAFKIHAPLIQKRKVEIIQEGFRLGVDYAMTVSCYQADEDGKACAVCESCRFRAEGFREAGVPDPTRYQ, via the coding sequence ATGTCCGGGGAAAATAAAACGCGCAACGCGATCGTGCTGACCTCAGGTGGCCTGGATTCCTGCACAGTATTGGCCATTGCCCGTGACCAAGGGTTTGCATGCTATGCGTTGAGTTTTGATTATGGCCAACGCCATCGAGCAGAATTGGAGGCGTCGACACGCGTAGCAAGCGCGCTTGGGGCGGTCGAACATAAGATCATATGCCTCGATCTGCGGAGATTCGGTGGCTCTGCGTTGACGGATGATTCGATCGCCGTCCCTGAAATGCATACTGAAGGCATTCCCGTTACCTACGTTCCCGCACGCAACACGATTTTTTTGGCTTATGCGCTGGGATGGGCAGAGGTGGTTCAGGCACAGGATATCTTCATCGGTGTTAATGCGATCGACTACTCTGGCTATCCCGATTGCCGTCCCGAATTTATTAGTGCCTTCGAAAAGACAGCACGATTGGCCACGAAAGCTGGAGTTGAAGGAAGGGCGTTTAAAATTCACGCGCCACTAATTCAAAAGCGAAAGGTAGAGATTATCCAGGAAGGGTTTCGTCTGGGTGTGGACTATGCAATGACAGTTTCGTGTTATCAAGCGGACGAGGACGGCAAGGCATGTGCTGTTTGTGAATCGTGTCGATTCCGGGCAGAAGGATTTCGCGAAGCCGGTGTTCCCGATCCGACGCGCTATCAGTGA